In Caproiciproducens sp. NJN-50, the following are encoded in one genomic region:
- a CDS encoding sugar ABC transporter substrate-binding protein — MKRQVSLILSLLLVAATLGGCSSASTAGSAPQNAQSAASGAASASSAAASAKYRIAFVARAQSDSFAAWLANAMKSEAEKYSDVQLEIFDGEANDDKENTMIENAITNKFDCIVVQPNNGEAQRPYVEKVVAAGIQAITTNAAITGIEGASFVDADPYKQASVSAERAVKEVPKNANVVVLKGPSGNFHADQRRVAWKEVFFDKRPDVKIVGEQIANWNKDEAMNYMEDWIQSNSKIDAIISMNDNMCAGALEAVKGNSNFSKILAYGVDGTAEACLLIQDGKMTSTCLQNAYTLAEKIMSTAHDLLTGKEKKVETRIDCPLITKDNVQQYIDMYKKTGDIK; from the coding sequence ATGAAAAGGCAAGTTTCCCTGATCCTGTCACTGCTGCTGGTTGCAGCTACGCTGGGCGGCTGTTCCAGCGCATCCACCGCCGGCAGCGCGCCTCAGAACGCGCAGTCCGCCGCATCCGGCGCCGCTTCGGCCTCGAGCGCCGCGGCATCCGCCAAATACCGGATCGCCTTTGTGGCGAGGGCCCAATCCGATTCCTTCGCGGCCTGGCTGGCCAATGCCATGAAGAGCGAAGCGGAGAAATATTCCGACGTCCAGCTTGAAATTTTTGACGGCGAAGCAAACGACGACAAGGAAAACACCATGATCGAAAATGCCATCACAAACAAATTCGACTGCATCGTCGTCCAACCGAACAACGGAGAGGCCCAAAGACCTTATGTGGAAAAAGTTGTGGCGGCGGGAATCCAGGCCATCACGACAAATGCGGCGATCACCGGAATCGAAGGTGCGTCTTTCGTGGACGCCGACCCATACAAGCAGGCTTCCGTCAGCGCCGAGAGGGCCGTCAAGGAAGTCCCCAAAAACGCAAACGTCGTGGTCTTAAAAGGACCCTCCGGCAATTTTCACGCCGATCAGAGGCGCGTCGCGTGGAAGGAAGTTTTCTTTGACAAGCGCCCGGACGTCAAGATCGTCGGGGAGCAGATCGCCAACTGGAACAAGGATGAAGCCATGAACTACATGGAGGACTGGATCCAGTCCAACAGCAAGATCGACGCGATCATTTCCATGAACGACAACATGTGCGCGGGCGCGCTGGAAGCCGTCAAGGGCAACTCCAATTTCTCCAAGATCCTTGCCTACGGCGTCGACGGCACGGCAGAGGCCTGCCTGCTGATCCAGGACGGCAAAATGACCTCGACCTGCCTGCAGAACGCTTACACTCTGGCGGAAAAAATAATGTCGACCGCTCATGACCTGCTGACCGGCAAGGAAAAGAAGGTCGAGACAAGAATCGACTGCCCGCTCATTACAAAGGACAATGTCCAGCAGTATATCGATATGTACAAGAAGACGGGAGATATCAAGTAA
- a CDS encoding NAD(P)-dependent alcohol dehydrogenase, with protein sequence MENKAFYMTGLKKMEMREIPVPDPADDEVLIKLEYAGICGSDVHYYENGRIGDFVVEGDFILGHECAGTVIGTGSQVNHLKAGDRVALEPGRTCGKCIFCKTGRYNLCPGVRFLATPPYQGCLMNYIAYPADMCFRLPENFSTKEGALIEPLSVGIHAARQGNVSLGSSVVILGAGCIGLVTLLACKAHGAADITVVDVIPKRLEFAQKLGATRVINAAEEDAREVMEKITEGAGTEIVIETAGSAKTVAQTPYLVSRGGRIVLVGMAQEDVIPYNFAKIMAKEAEIHSVFRYRNIYPRAIQAVETGIIDISQIVTHEFEFEETAKAFDFVISHKQDVVKAVIKID encoded by the coding sequence ATGGAAAACAAAGCGTTTTACATGACCGGATTGAAAAAGATGGAAATGCGGGAGATTCCCGTTCCGGATCCGGCTGATGACGAAGTTTTGATCAAGCTGGAATATGCCGGGATTTGCGGGTCCGACGTGCATTACTACGAAAATGGCAGAATCGGCGATTTTGTTGTGGAGGGGGACTTTATCCTGGGGCACGAGTGCGCGGGCACGGTGATTGGGACCGGCAGTCAGGTCAATCACCTGAAAGCCGGCGACAGGGTCGCGCTGGAACCGGGCCGCACCTGCGGGAAGTGTATTTTCTGCAAAACCGGCCGATATAATCTCTGTCCCGGCGTCAGATTTTTGGCGACGCCTCCCTATCAGGGCTGCCTTATGAACTACATTGCTTATCCGGCAGACATGTGCTTTCGTCTGCCCGAAAATTTCAGCACGAAAGAGGGAGCGCTGATTGAACCGCTTTCCGTCGGAATTCACGCGGCGAGGCAGGGAAATGTCAGTCTGGGATCGTCGGTCGTGATCCTTGGGGCCGGATGCATCGGGCTGGTGACGCTGCTTGCCTGCAAAGCGCATGGAGCGGCGGATATTACGGTCGTGGATGTCATTCCGAAGCGGCTTGAATTTGCGCAAAAACTGGGTGCGACCCGCGTAATCAACGCAGCCGAAGAAGACGCGCGCGAAGTGATGGAGAAAATCACTGAAGGCGCGGGGACGGAAATTGTGATCGAAACCGCGGGGTCGGCCAAAACCGTTGCCCAGACGCCGTATCTGGTCAGCCGTGGAGGAAGAATCGTCCTGGTCGGCATGGCGCAGGAGGATGTGATTCCCTATAACTTCGCGAAAATCATGGCGAAGGAGGCGGAGATTCATTCCGTTTTTCGCTATCGGAACATCTATCCCCGGGCGATTCAGGCGGTTGAAACGGGGATCATAGATATTTCTCAGATTGTTACGCACGAATTTGAGTTTGAAGAAACAGCAAAAGCGTTTGATTTTGTCATTAGCCATAAGCAGGATGTTGTAAAAGCGGTTATTAAAATCGACTAG
- a CDS encoding sugar ABC transporter ATP-binding protein → MEQPVKLRVSNINKSFPGVKALDQINFTVRKGTVHVLCGENGAGKSTLMKIINGIYQPDSGQIYIDEQPVKIHSPIQAGSYGISMIPQELAYVPEMTVEENMFLGKWPKNRMGSIDWGKIRQQTKALLEQEKLPFSPATRLRDLSVSNVQMLEILKAVSNNAQIIIMDEPTSAITNKEVAVLFDKIRNLKRQGVSIIYISHKLDEIFQIADDITVMRDGAVVRSAPSEEWDIDRIITMMVGRKLDSNYPKEEIAQGPRVLEAQNLSGGIFRNISFHVNAGEIVGFAGLMGAGRTEVMRALYGLDPLFSGTVKVDGREIRIRSVKDSIRKGIVMLSEDRRRYGIIPMRSVKENTTLARLDSIFKNAHLHSRLETKIVSEMFEKMQVKTPTLDTPLESLSGGNQQKVILAKWIICDPKILILDEPTRGIDVGAKYEIYKLMTQLVKQNRAIIMISSELPELIGMCDRIYVMNQGNITGEIRRDTFSQELIMKYATGILKEDVNISDHQSA, encoded by the coding sequence TTGGAACAGCCGGTCAAATTGAGAGTCTCCAATATCAATAAGTCTTTTCCCGGGGTAAAAGCGCTCGATCAGATCAATTTCACCGTGCGAAAGGGAACGGTCCACGTATTGTGCGGGGAGAACGGCGCCGGAAAATCTACGCTGATGAAGATCATCAACGGCATTTATCAGCCGGACTCCGGACAGATCTACATTGATGAACAGCCGGTCAAAATCCACAGCCCCATTCAGGCGGGCAGTTACGGCATTTCGATGATCCCCCAGGAGCTGGCCTATGTTCCGGAGATGACGGTCGAGGAAAACATGTTTCTTGGCAAATGGCCGAAGAACAGGATGGGGAGCATAGACTGGGGGAAAATCCGGCAGCAGACGAAGGCGCTTTTGGAACAGGAGAAACTTCCGTTTTCTCCGGCGACCAGGCTGAGGGACCTTTCGGTTTCAAACGTGCAGATGCTTGAGATCCTGAAGGCGGTTTCCAATAACGCTCAGATCATCATCATGGATGAGCCCACCTCCGCCATCACCAACAAGGAAGTCGCCGTTTTATTCGACAAGATCAGAAATCTGAAACGTCAGGGCGTATCGATTATCTACATATCTCACAAACTGGACGAAATTTTCCAGATTGCGGATGACATCACGGTGATGCGCGACGGCGCGGTGGTCCGGTCGGCCCCGAGCGAAGAATGGGATATCGACAGGATCATCACCATGATGGTCGGAAGAAAACTGGACAGCAACTACCCCAAAGAGGAGATCGCTCAGGGTCCGCGCGTTCTGGAAGCGCAAAACCTCAGCGGCGGCATTTTCCGGAATATTTCCTTTCACGTGAACGCGGGAGAGATCGTCGGCTTCGCCGGACTGATGGGAGCCGGGCGGACGGAAGTGATGCGCGCGCTGTACGGCCTGGACCCGCTTTTTTCCGGGACGGTGAAGGTGGACGGAAGGGAAATCCGGATCCGGAGCGTGAAGGACAGCATCCGGAAGGGAATCGTGATGCTGTCGGAGGACCGCAGAAGATACGGCATTATCCCGATGCGGAGCGTCAAGGAAAACACCACGCTGGCAAGGCTGGATTCCATTTTTAAAAATGCCCATCTGCATTCCCGCCTTGAAACAAAAATCGTGTCCGAAATGTTTGAAAAAATGCAGGTGAAGACCCCGACGCTCGATACCCCTCTCGAATCCCTGAGCGGGGGAAACCAGCAAAAGGTCATCCTTGCGAAATGGATCATCTGCGACCCGAAGATTTTGATCCTCGACGAACCCACCAGAGGGATCGACGTCGGCGCGAAGTACGAGATTTACAAGCTGATGACGCAGCTTGTAAAACAGAACCGGGCTATCATTATGATTTCCTCCGAGCTGCCGGAGCTGATCGGCATGTGCGACAGGATCTATGTCATGAACCAGGGAAATATCACGGGAGAAATCCGACGGGATACTTTTTCGCAGGAGCTTATCATGAAGTATGCCACCGGAATATTGAAAGAGGATGTGAACATCAGTGATCACCAAAGCGCGTAA
- a CDS encoding ABC transporter permease, whose product MITKARNFRSAWSKATKQYSIFLVLAVLFLICSFANENFLSSGNLLNISRQISVTTILAFGQTILIICGMLDLSDSAVLALSGVFAVSAYKASHSLLLAFVVGLLTGVACNLVNAVMVASFRAPAFIATLAMQAMARGLALFYTKGQNILKIDRFTVFGQGSVMGIPIPVIFLVITLAITWYLLNQTAFGRSMFAIGGNEEASIASGINTKKQKYIAFMVNGLMVGLAGILFMSRVNAGLPNGAVNYETQAITATIIGGTSFTGGIGTASGTIAGAFIVGFLDNIMNLSGVDSYIQQIVRGAIIAVAVIYDIQAKNRRVKSHLGNISEKSES is encoded by the coding sequence GTGATCACCAAAGCGCGTAATTTTCGGTCCGCCTGGTCGAAAGCGACCAAACAATACAGCATTTTTCTGGTTCTGGCGGTCTTGTTTCTGATTTGTTCCTTTGCCAATGAAAATTTCCTTTCCTCCGGGAACCTGCTCAATATTTCGCGGCAGATATCGGTCACCACGATTCTGGCCTTCGGGCAGACGATTCTGATCATCTGCGGAATGCTGGACCTCTCCGACTCGGCGGTGCTCGCCCTTTCGGGCGTGTTCGCCGTTTCCGCCTATAAGGCGTCGCACTCCCTGCTGCTGGCTTTTGTGGTCGGCCTGCTGACCGGCGTGGCCTGCAACCTTGTCAACGCGGTGATGGTGGCGTCTTTCAGGGCGCCCGCGTTCATCGCGACTCTGGCGATGCAGGCGATGGCCAGGGGGCTGGCGCTGTTTTACACGAAGGGCCAGAATATTCTGAAGATTGACCGTTTCACTGTTTTCGGACAGGGTTCCGTGATGGGAATCCCCATTCCGGTGATCTTTCTCGTGATTACCCTGGCGATCACCTGGTACCTTTTGAACCAGACGGCGTTCGGACGGTCCATGTTCGCCATCGGCGGCAATGAGGAGGCGTCCATCGCCTCCGGGATCAACACGAAAAAGCAGAAATACATCGCGTTCATGGTCAACGGCCTGATGGTCGGCCTTGCGGGCATCCTGTTCATGTCCCGCGTGAACGCCGGCCTTCCGAACGGCGCCGTGAATTACGAAACACAGGCCATCACCGCCACGATCATCGGCGGAACGAGCTTCACGGGCGGCATCGGAACGGCTTCAGGCACCATCGCCGGCGCGTTCATCGTCGGTTTCCTGGACAACATCATGAACCTTTCCGGCGTGGATTCCTACATTCAGCAGATTGTCCGCGGCGCGATCATTGCGGTCGCCGTGATCTACGATATCCAGGCGAAAAACCGCAGGGTAAAAAGCCACCTTGGGAATATTTCCGAAAAATCTGAAAGCTGA
- a CDS encoding lactate racemase domain-containing protein: MSEKYRDSQWDGNRVIDNLLKEIALPRMFRVKQEFDDHSIKNIAEAVHKEFQKEKIRGTIRPGMRIAITAGSRGLDRIQELLKAIVDEVKALGGSPYLVPTMGSHGGGTAKGQKEFLAGMGVTEAAMGVPIRSTMEVKLIGRNEDGNPVYIDRYAAEADGVIVVNRVKPHTNFHGSYESGLMKMMTIGLGKNTGASVCHSMGWDNMTHNVEAFGTGVLKYANILFGIATIENAFDQTCMITGLTPEEIPQREPELLKMAKEKMPRILFPEFDILIVDQIGKNFSGSGMDPNITGVSGNPKVGGDPKVDLRLVLDLSNGTHGNATGLGLADFSTKRVFDKIDFDAGYPNSLTSRTTAGGKIPIILKNDQTAIKSAIFTCTGIGEKGPRIVRIPNTSHIQCIDLSEAMLEEAQSNPRIQILEQPHELCLNAEGNLF, encoded by the coding sequence ATGAGCGAAAAATACAGAGACAGTCAGTGGGATGGCAATCGTGTCATTGACAACCTGTTGAAAGAGATTGCATTGCCAAGGATGTTCAGGGTAAAGCAGGAATTCGACGATCATAGCATTAAAAATATTGCCGAAGCTGTCCACAAGGAATTTCAAAAGGAAAAAATCCGCGGCACGATCCGGCCGGGGATGCGAATTGCGATCACGGCGGGCAGCAGGGGCCTTGACCGGATTCAGGAGCTGCTGAAAGCAATTGTTGATGAGGTCAAAGCACTGGGAGGAAGCCCTTATCTGGTTCCCACGATGGGAAGTCATGGCGGGGGGACGGCGAAGGGCCAGAAGGAATTTCTGGCCGGTATGGGGGTCACGGAGGCGGCGATGGGCGTGCCGATCCGGTCAACCATGGAAGTGAAGCTGATCGGGCGCAACGAAGACGGAAACCCGGTCTATATTGACAGGTATGCGGCGGAAGCAGACGGCGTCATTGTTGTCAACCGCGTCAAACCCCATACGAATTTTCACGGTTCCTACGAAAGCGGGCTGATGAAGATGATGACCATCGGCCTGGGCAAGAATACCGGAGCCTCCGTTTGCCACAGTATGGGCTGGGACAATATGACGCATAATGTCGAGGCGTTTGGAACGGGCGTGCTGAAATACGCGAATATCCTGTTCGGCATTGCAACGATTGAGAATGCTTTTGATCAGACCTGTATGATTACAGGCCTTACACCGGAAGAAATTCCTCAAAGGGAACCGGAGCTTCTGAAGATGGCAAAAGAAAAGATGCCGAGGATTCTTTTCCCGGAGTTTGACATTCTCATCGTGGACCAGATCGGCAAGAATTTCAGCGGCAGCGGGATGGACCCCAATATAACCGGGGTATCCGGAAATCCGAAAGTTGGCGGTGATCCCAAAGTCGATCTCCGTCTCGTGCTGGACCTCAGCAACGGAACTCACGGAAATGCGACCGGTTTGGGATTGGCTGATTTTTCAACAAAACGCGTATTTGACAAAATTGACTTCGATGCGGGATATCCCAATTCGCTTACCTCCAGAACGACGGCCGGAGGGAAGATACCAATCATTTTAAAGAACGATCAAACGGCGATCAAAAGCGCGATCTTTACCTGCACCGGGATCGGAGAAAAAGGTCCCCGCATTGTGCGGATTCCGAATACTTCCCACATTCAGTGCATTGATCTTTCGGAAGCGATGCTTGAAGAAGCGCAAAGCAATCCCCGCATTCAGATTTTAGAGCAGCCTCATGAGCTTTGCCTGAATGCGGAAGGCAATCTTTTTTAA
- a CDS encoding tripartite tricarboxylate transporter permease — MNIGLAAGIIVGALPGLTGTMCIALLLPMTYGLNSITGMILLLGVYCGGIYGGSITAILINTPGTPASAATVLDGYPMAKKGQAGRALNLALSASEVGGLFSVAVLIVAAPQIARVALDFGPAEYFALALFGLTIIASVGGSLIKGLIMGLAGLFVATIGMDPVGGTNRFTFNITELSSGIDIIPALIGLFAITEIMYKARDIYKPVGDVIEIKGKEKVSFKDVLQYKATLLKSSIIGTFIGVVPGTGAAIASFLSYNEAKRASKHPELFGTGYGEGVVASEAANNAVTGGALVPLLTLGLPGDTNTAVLLGALTMQGIIPGPQLFVQQRQWVYSIMFALIIVNIFMYIQGRFFIKFFVNVTKVPTQVLVPILITLCIIGSYAVNNTTFDALLMILIGLFGYYMKKLDFPLTPMVIAIVLGPLAESNMRRALIISQGSALIFFQKPISCFFILLAVFMLFFPLIKKQMEKKKGAAA; from the coding sequence ATGAATATCGGCCTTGCCGCCGGTATTATTGTGGGGGCTCTGCCCGGACTTACCGGGACAATGTGCATCGCGCTTTTACTGCCGATGACCTACGGGCTCAATTCCATTACCGGAATGATTCTGCTTCTGGGTGTTTACTGCGGAGGCATTTACGGCGGTTCCATTACAGCGATTCTGATCAATACCCCGGGAACGCCGGCGTCCGCGGCAACGGTGCTGGACGGTTATCCGATGGCGAAAAAAGGCCAGGCGGGCCGCGCACTAAACCTGGCGCTTTCCGCTTCGGAAGTCGGCGGCCTGTTCAGCGTGGCCGTTTTAATCGTAGCTGCTCCGCAGATCGCGAGAGTCGCGCTGGACTTTGGGCCCGCAGAATATTTCGCGCTTGCGCTGTTTGGACTTACCATTATCGCCAGTGTCGGAGGTTCCTTAATCAAGGGACTGATCATGGGCCTTGCCGGTTTGTTTGTCGCCACCATCGGGATGGACCCGGTCGGAGGAACAAACCGTTTCACATTCAATATCACAGAACTGTCCAGCGGGATCGACATTATTCCGGCTTTGATCGGTTTGTTCGCGATCACTGAGATCATGTACAAGGCGAGAGACATTTACAAGCCTGTCGGCGACGTCATCGAGATCAAGGGGAAAGAAAAGGTTTCCTTCAAGGACGTTCTACAATATAAAGCCACTCTCTTGAAATCATCGATTATCGGCACGTTCATCGGCGTCGTTCCCGGCACCGGCGCGGCAATCGCCTCGTTCCTCAGCTACAATGAAGCCAAGCGTGCCAGCAAGCACCCGGAACTGTTCGGAACGGGCTATGGAGAAGGGGTCGTCGCTTCTGAAGCGGCAAACAATGCCGTTACCGGCGGCGCGCTGGTTCCGCTGCTGACTTTGGGGCTTCCCGGTGACACCAACACCGCGGTTCTGCTCGGCGCGCTGACCATGCAGGGGATTATCCCCGGCCCGCAGCTTTTCGTGCAGCAGAGACAGTGGGTTTACAGCATCATGTTCGCACTGATTATCGTCAATATTTTCATGTACATTCAGGGCAGATTTTTCATTAAGTTCTTTGTAAATGTAACAAAGGTGCCCACACAGGTACTTGTCCCGATTCTGATCACCCTGTGCATCATTGGTTCCTACGCGGTAAACAACACGACGTTCGACGCATTGCTGATGATTTTGATCGGGCTGTTCGGATATTACATGAAGAAGCTGGATTTTCCGCTGACTCCGATGGTCATCGCGATTGTTCTGGGGCCTCTCGCGGAGTCGAATATGCGGCGCGCGCTGATTATTTCGCAGGGAAGCGCTCTGATCTTCTTCCAGAAACCGATCAGCTGCTTCTTCATCCTTCTCGCGGTCTTTATGCTGTTCTTCCCTTTGATCAAAAAGCAAATGGAGAAAAAGAAAGGCGCGGCGGCATGA
- a CDS encoding iron-containing alcohol dehydrogenase — translation MTKNKAIQISSGRYYQSSGALAVFPEEVRAHGNSVLIVTDHTVYPKVRDRVEPALRKAGIRFEIFWFEGFCSAGNYEAAAQAARQMKAAVVAGIGGGRIMDTAKIASDLCQVRSITIPTSAATCASTALLAVHYTDDGHFLGNYWPAYVPSTTIADLDIIVSDCPVRYNAAGIVDAMAKFPEITYNMRYTKFWSGNLYSRLACAGAGETYRFLLENGPQVLDKMRSKTCDQQVENAVCAALSATGLISCLASGGKQAAISHCLYSFFCDCRPELARSFLHGELVGASLPYQLLVDGNGEKQAAELSAFLKKMNLPACLDDLGFASDSSGMEELYQYLQMKMPIENASELEKVKAFEEVLLHGC, via the coding sequence ATGACAAAAAACAAGGCGATACAAATCAGCAGCGGGCGTTATTACCAAAGCAGTGGAGCGCTCGCCGTGTTTCCTGAAGAAGTGCGGGCGCACGGCAATTCCGTCCTGATCGTGACAGATCATACGGTATACCCGAAAGTGCGGGACCGTGTGGAACCCGCGCTCCGGAAGGCGGGAATCCGGTTTGAGATTTTCTGGTTCGAGGGTTTTTGCTCCGCCGGCAATTATGAAGCGGCCGCGCAGGCGGCAAGGCAGATGAAAGCGGCGGTGGTTGCCGGAATCGGCGGAGGCCGTATCATGGATACCGCGAAAATTGCGTCCGATCTGTGCCAGGTCCGGTCCATCACGATCCCTACTTCGGCTGCGACCTGCGCCTCTACCGCGCTGCTGGCGGTTCACTATACCGACGACGGGCACTTCCTCGGAAATTACTGGCCCGCTTATGTTCCATCAACCACGATCGCGGATCTGGACATTATTGTGTCGGACTGCCCCGTGCGCTACAATGCCGCGGGTATTGTCGACGCGATGGCGAAATTTCCTGAAATTACCTACAATATGCGCTATACCAAATTTTGGAGCGGAAATCTGTACTCCAGGCTCGCCTGTGCGGGAGCGGGTGAGACCTACCGTTTCTTATTAGAAAACGGGCCGCAGGTGCTGGATAAAATGCGGTCGAAAACCTGCGACCAGCAGGTCGAAAATGCCGTGTGTGCGGCTCTTTCCGCCACCGGATTGATTTCCTGCCTGGCGAGCGGCGGAAAACAGGCCGCGATCTCGCACTGCCTTTACAGCTTTTTCTGCGACTGCCGGCCGGAATTGGCACGAAGCTTTCTGCACGGCGAACTCGTTGGGGCTTCACTCCCTTATCAGCTCTTAGTTGACGGGAACGGTGAAAAACAGGCGGCGGAGCTGTCTGCGTTTCTAAAAAAGATGAATTTACCTGCGTGCCTCGATGATCTTGGATTTGCCTCCGACTCTTCCGGCATGGAGGAATTATATCAATATCTTCAAATGAAAATGCCGATTGAAAATGCTTCGGAGCTGGAAAAGGTAAAAGCGTTTGAAGAAGTCCTGCTGCATGGATGCTGA
- a CDS encoding ROK family transcriptional regulator, with protein MKKSSGVTELSNNIDLKKHNKNRIFRFLYHNEPLSKQDIAYSLQMSLPTVSQNLKELSEQNLIVEHGLFDSTGGRKAKAISFNRDATFSIGLDITRNHIGIVVVNLGGEVILHERLRKKFSNSEEYFRELGALIDNRVSSLKIDPEKIYGVGIAVPGIISKDMRKVVYSPVLGFTGGTLDCFSQYISYRCTLCNDANAAGFAELWKSNNASNVVYLSLSDSVGGSILIDNKIYSGENERSGEFGHMTIVPNGRLCYCGEKGCVDAYCSAHILSDSADGNLSKFFDLVRAGSEPHKAIWQEYLYYLSIAINNLRMLFDCKVIVGGYVGSYMDQYIDLLKNIVEQRNTFEKDSSYVEVCQYKLESIAVGAALMHIDQFINGI; from the coding sequence ATGAAAAAGAGCAGCGGCGTGACTGAGCTGTCAAACAATATCGACCTGAAAAAGCACAATAAGAATCGGATTTTCCGATTCTTATATCATAATGAGCCGCTTTCCAAGCAGGATATCGCCTATTCCCTGCAAATGAGCCTGCCCACCGTTTCGCAAAACCTGAAAGAACTGAGCGAACAAAATTTGATTGTGGAGCACGGCCTGTTCGATTCCACCGGCGGAAGGAAGGCAAAGGCCATTTCGTTCAATCGGGATGCTACCTTCTCCATCGGACTGGATATCACCAGAAACCATATCGGGATCGTCGTGGTGAATCTGGGCGGCGAAGTGATTCTGCACGAAAGGCTTCGGAAAAAATTCAGCAACTCGGAGGAATATTTCAGGGAGCTGGGGGCTTTGATTGACAACCGGGTCTCTTCTTTAAAAATCGACCCTGAAAAAATCTACGGCGTTGGCATCGCCGTGCCGGGGATCATCTCAAAAGACATGAGGAAGGTTGTGTACTCCCCCGTGCTCGGATTTACCGGCGGTACGCTGGATTGCTTTTCCCAATATATCTCTTACCGCTGTACCCTGTGCAACGACGCAAACGCGGCCGGATTTGCAGAATTATGGAAATCGAACAACGCTTCCAACGTCGTCTATCTGTCCCTCAGCGACAGCGTGGGCGGCTCCATTCTGATCGACAACAAAATTTATTCCGGGGAGAACGAACGCAGCGGTGAATTCGGGCACATGACCATCGTCCCGAACGGAAGGCTCTGCTACTGCGGGGAAAAAGGCTGCGTGGACGCCTACTGCTCCGCCCACATCCTGTCGGACAGCGCCGACGGGAACCTCTCCAAATTTTTCGACCTGGTCCGGGCGGGCAGTGAACCGCACAAGGCCATCTGGCAGGAATATCTCTATTACCTCTCCATCGCCATCAACAATCTCAGGATGCTGTTCGACTGCAAAGTCATTGTCGGCGGTTATGTCGGCAGCTACATGGATCAATACATCGATTTGCTGAAAAATATTGTCGAACAGCGCAACACTTTCGAAAAAGACAGCAGCTATGTGGAAGTCTGTCAGTATAAACTCGAATCAATCGCCGTGGGCGCGGCGCTGATGCACATCGATCAGTTCATCAACGGCATTTGA